DNA sequence from the Candidatus Buchananbacteria bacterium genome:
TTTACTTGATTTGTTAATGCCGGAAGTCGATGGTTATGATATGTTGCGTAAATTAAAAGAAAACCCTGCCACCAAGCAAATTCCGGCAATTATTTTTTCCAACCTGTCGCAAAAAGAAGAAATTGAAAAAGGTTTAAAACTTGGTGCAAAAGATTTTATTATCAAGACCAGTATTACGCCGTCGCAACTGGAAGCAAAAGTTAAGGAATTTTTGCGGAAATATAAAAAGTAATTTTTTAAAAAAATATAGCTAGCGGTCAGCTAGCTTTTTTGTATCGGTTGTTGCTAATTAAGTAGAGAGGGCCAGCCGCAGTCCTCTCTCGAAAGTGAAAAGTGAGATGTGGATGTTGGCTGGCCCTGTTTGGCCTCGTGGTGTGATCCTGGCGTTAGCCAGGGGAAACCCGCGTCGTGGGTTAGATCACGTTGAGGCCGGCCGCGTTCGCCAGGTTGTTCGTCATCGCGCCGATGTCGTCGTTCTGCTTGCCGACGGGATTCTTCGCATTCGCGTTGCCGATGTCTTCGTTCAGCGGATTCAGCGTCTGCGGCGTGTTGGCGTTGCGATTCGCGTGCATAGTTTGGTTCCTCCTGGATCCTTGTCTGGGAGCCTTGCGGCTTTCCGTGTGCAGTTTTGGTTTGGGCGCTCTTGTGGCCCGCACCTATAAAAATAAAGATAGCAAAATGGCTTTTAAAAGTCAACAACTTAGTTGACCAAGCGGGGAATTTTGGTTAAAATAACCTCATTATGGAGTCAAAATTTTCCCAACAAGAAGCCGAGATTTTAAAGTTTTGGCGGGATAAAAAAATTTTTGAGCAGACTTTAACGAAAAAGGCACCGAAAGGTGACTATGTTTTTTATGATGGCCCGCCATTTGCCACCGGTACGCCGCACTACGGCCATATTGTGGCGAGTCTGATGAAAGACGTGGTGCCGCGTTACTGGACGATGAACGGCTACCGCGTTGAACGAAAGTGGGGCTGGGATTGCCACGGCCTGCCGATTGAAAATATTGTTGAAAAAGAACTTGGGTTTAAATCGAAAAAAGAAATTGAAGCTTACGGCATTGATAAATTTAATGAAGCTTGTCGGAGCAAGGTTTTGGAATACGCATCAGAATGGGAAAAAACAATTCCGCGTCTGGGGCGCTGGGCGGATATGGCAAATCCATATAAGACAATGGACTTGTCGTATATGGAAAGTATTTGGTGGGTATTCAAGGAACTTTGGGATAAAGGCTTGATTTACCAGGATTACAAATCAATGCATGTGTGTCCGCGGTGTGAGACAACGCTTTCTCAACAGGAAGTTAGTGAAGGCTATAAAGATATTAAAGATTTGTCAGTGACGGCCAAGTTTGAATTAGCAGACGAGCCGGGAACGTTTGTGTTAGCGTGGACCACAACGCCCTGGACATTGCCGGGCAATGTCGCATTAGCCTTGGGGCCGGATATTAAGTATGGAAAATTTAAAATTAAAGATAATAAAGATAATCAGTTTAATTTTAATGACAAAGATTATTATATTACTGCAATTACTGATAAGGTTCCTTTAGAAGGATCCTCTGTTGGAGAATATGAGGTGACATTAACTAATAAAAAAGTAATCCTAGTTAAGGATTATCAAGAAATTAAAGCTAAAGATTTAGTAGGTAGAAAATATAAACCGTTATTTGATGATTATTTAAATCAAAATTTGGAACATCAGGAAAATTTTTATACCATTGTGGCTGATGATTTTGTGACTACCCAAGAGGGTACGGGCGTGGTGCATATCGCGCCGGCGTTTGGTGAAGACGATATGCGGATTGGCAAAGAACAACACTTGCCGTTTGTGCAGCATGTGCGTCTGGACGGACATATTAAAGATGAAATTAAAGACTTGGCCGGGTTAAACGTTAAGCCAATTGAGGACCATCAGTCAACTGATGTAGCAGTCATTAAAATTTTAGCCGGAAAAAATTTACTGTTTAGTAAAGACAAGTACGAACATAGCTATCCACATTGCTGGCGCTGTGATACGCCGTTAATCAACTATGCGACAAGTTCCTGGTTTGTGAATGTGACTAAAGTTAAAAGCAAGGCCTTGCGACTGGCGGCCAAAATTAACTGGTCGCCCCAACATATCAAAGCTGGCCGGTTTGGCAAGTGGCTGGAAGGCGCGCGCGATTGGTCAATTTCGCGCCAGCGGTTTTGGGCCTCGGTAATGCCAATTTGGGTTTGTGATACATGCGGCGAGAAAAAAGTGTATGGCAGTGTGACGGAATTAGCAAAAGATAGTGGTAAAAAAATTACTGATTTACATAAACATATTATTGATCAAGTGACAGTGCCTTGTCAGTGCGGCCAAACAATGAAACGAGTGCCGGATGTGTTGGACACCTGGTTTGACTCCGGTTCAATGCCATACGCCCAAATGCATTATCCGTTTGAGAATAAAAAGAAGTTTGAACAAAATTTTCCAGCGGAGTTTATTGCTGAAGGCGTTGATCAAACGCGAGCGTGGTTTTACTATTTGCACGTCATCGGCGCGGCCATCAAGGGCAAGGCGGCATTTAAGAACGTGATTGTCAATGGTATTGTGTTGGCCGAAGACGGCAAAAAGATGAGTAAGAAATTAAAAAATTATCCCGATCCTAATGAAGTGATTGATAAGTATGGCGCTGATGCGTTGCGCTACTATTTATTAACCACGCCGGTGATGGAAGCAGAAAATTTAAATTTTTCCGAAAAGGAAGTTAAGGAAGCGTTGCAAAAAAATATCATGCTGATTGGCAATGTGCTGAGTTTTTATTTGATGTATAAGACAACTATTGGTCCAGATGCGCCAAAAACCAAAAATGTCTTGGATCGTTGGATTTTAGCCAAACTCAACGTTTTAAACCAAGAGATTACGGAAAAAATGAATAGTTATCAGATTGTTAAGGCAGCGCGGCCGATTACGGAGTTTATTAATGAACTTTCAACGTGGTATCTGCGCCGCAGCCGTGAACGTTTTAAGGATGGCGACGAACTCGGGGTTCAGACCTTAGGGTTTGTCTTGCGGGAGTTTGCCAAAGTGGCGGCGCCGTTTATGCCATTCGTGACTGAAGAAATTTATCGTCAGATTGGCGGGGAAAAAGAGTCTGTTCACTTAGAAACTTGGCCAAAGGTTAACAAGAAATTGATTGATGAAAAATTATTGACGGAAATGAAACTGGTGGGCCAGATTGTCGAGCGCGGCTTGGCAGCTCGAGCAAACGCCGGCATTAAAATCCGCCAACCGCTATTGAGTTATACAACCTCCTTAGCCGATAAGCTTGCCGATGATTTAGTAGATATTATTAAAGATGAATTAAATATTAAAGAATTGCAATTCGGTAAAACTGATAACTTAGATATAACTATTACTGACGCCTTGAAGTTGGAAGGGTTGGCGCGAGAATTAATCAGGCAAATCAACCAGTTGCGCAAAGATTCCGGCTTGACGGTTAACGATCGAGTTATTATTTATCAGCAAGGGTTAGATGAATTGTTCTCGGCACTCGGTGCAGACATCGTTAAGGCAACTTTAGCAATAGAAGTCAAACGGGAGTCTGTTGACAACATGAAAGAAACCGGTGGTGGGTTCGTTGGAATTAAAAAAATTAATTAACGAAATAAAAATATGAATCTTAAACAAATTTATGAGTTAGGCGTTACGCTTGGGATTGAAACGGACCTGCGCGGCAAGAAGGCAGTATTAAAACACTTGAAACGCCGAAAGGAAAAATATGATCGCTTGGATGCTAAATCAAAAAAACGTTTTGATTTAGAGAGTTTAACTAACCCATATTCAGACACTAGAGTTTTTGTGGATCCAAAACGAGAAATTAAAAAAGTGCTTGCCGGCATTGACATCGGTCCAGCGGAAATTTTGATGGCTAAAGCGTTGGGAGTTGATGCGGTAATTGCCCATCATCCGGTTGGCAGCGCGTTGGCGGATTTGGGGGACGTGATGCATTTGCAGGCAGAAGTTTTGGCCGGCTACGGCGTGCCAATTAATATTGCTCAGTCGCTAACCAAAGAACGAATTTCTGAAGTAGCGCGCGGGATGTCGCCGATTAACCATTACCGCGGCGTGGATACGGCTGAGCTGTTTAATATCGGTCTGATGTGTATCCATACGCCGACTGATAATATGGTTGCCAGTTTTCTTGACACTCATCTAAAAAAAGCTAAGCCAGAATTTGTTGGCGATGTTGTGGACGCTCTAGAAGAAATTCCGGAATACCAAAAAGCCATTGAACAAAAGACCGGACCAAAAGTTTTTGTCGGCAGCCGAGATAACTTTATTGGCAAGTTGGTTTTAACTGAAATTACCGGCGGTACCGAAGGCGCGGTGGGAATCTATGAAAAAATGGCGCAGGCCGGTATTGGTACGATCGTTGGCATGCATATGGCTGAAGATCGTAAAAAGGAAGCGCAGAAAAATCATGTGAACGTGGTGATCGCCGGGCACATGTCTTCAGATTCGCTTGGTATGAATTTGTTTTTAGATGAACTAGAGCGCCGGGGCGTTGAAATTATTCCTTGCTCAGGACTGATTCGGGTTAGCCGGATTAAACGGCGAACTCCTGCGAAAAAGAAGCTGGTTGCTAAAAGTAAACCAAAACCTAAAGCCCGCAAGAAAAAATAATTGTTAAAAAAGCGAGCCTGGAGTAAGGCTCGCTTTTTATTTTTGAAAAAAGGAAAGGGCAGGCTGGCTTAGGAACTCGACCAAAGAGTGTCTCAAGTCAGCACTGCCCCTACGGAATCGGGTTAGAGGTTGTGGCGCTTCAGAAGCACTGCACTCGCCTGATGGGTGAAAGGCCCTCCTTTTTGATGCCCAGGCAAGGCTGCACATATCGTTAGCGCTACCCTTTCCGCGTTCAAAACTTATCGTAGCAGTAAAATTTTGTCAAGTAATAAAAAAACTCCGTGGATTTTCCAGAGGGAGTCGGGTGAGTGACTAACCATTCAGTTCACTAATGCGTGAGCGATGAATAATCAGCCATTCGTGTTCGGTGAACACTGTTTGCTTTTGCGGTTTAGGGTCGTCAATGGCCCAAGTGTCGCCAGCGTGGTCGGACCGAAGAAATTCAAATCCGAGTTTTTGGCTGATGCCTAAAATCGGACAAAAGTCCCAGGGCGTGTTTGGCCCTGGTTTGAGAACCGCGCCGCCAACTTCGCCTTTCCAAAGCCGAGCCATGCTCAAACCAATACTGCCTTCCGCCATGCTGACGTTTTTGAAAACTTGGCGGTCAATGACGTCACGGACGTGTTGGGAATGCTCGCTTGGCAACTCCCGAAGCAAAAGCCATTGGTTAGCCAGCTTGTGAGCTGGATTAATGGTCAGTGTTTCAGCGATATGAAATTCGCTGATGCGGTGAGCTTGATCGGAATCCGGACGAAAACCGAATATCTCTTGGGTCATGACGTCGCCGATGTACGCGGCAATAACTTCGCCGTTGCATACCAGCGAAATCATCGTTCCGATTCCAAACGATTGTCTTCGGCCGAACGCTTTTGTACCGTCAAGCGGGTCAACGGTAAACCAAATATCGGTGTCCGGCAAAGAGCATTCAATCCGCAGATTGTTTTCTTCACCAACCGCGCCAAAGTTGGGAAAACATTCGGTGATCATTCGCACATAAACTTCTTGTGCGAGTTTGTCGGCCGTCGTGACCAAGTCGTCCATTTCGCCGGAGTAGCCTTGTTTGGCCTCGGCTTCAAAGATGAAACGTTGTTGCCGAATCACTTCGATCGCTCGGCGAACCGCTCCCTTCATGATGATCGCGATGGCGTGACCATTCATACTACCAAAAATTCTTGGTTTCATTGAACTTGATTCCTTATCGGGTTGGTTAAAGAGCATTTTATCTGTATCATTGGAAATGAGTTTTGTCAATCCGCAAAATTTAGGCTAGAATAACCATATGATTGCATCACTTCGAGGAACAGTAACTTATAAAAGTCCGGAGCTTCGTAAAGACTCCTATTTTGTCGTTGAAGCCGCGGGCGTTGGCTATAAAGTCTATTCGCCCCTAAGCAATTTGCAGCGAATTTCGGAAGGTGCGGAAGTGGTTGTGTACACCTATTTAGCAGTATCAGAGAATGCGATGGATTTGTATGGTTTCTTGGATCCGGCCGACAAAACATTTTTTACTTTATTGCTGGAAGTCCCGGGTATTGGTCCTAAATCCGCCATTGGCATTTTGGGAAAAACCACCATGAGTGATGTTCAACAGGCGATCTTCAGTGATGATCCTTCGGTATTAACTAAAATTTCTGGACTAGGACAAAAGACCGCTGAAAAAATTATTATTACGCTGAAAGATAAAGTTGAGAGTCTGACGAGCCGACATAAAGATAAAAGACAAACCGACTCTCAGGCAGTTGATGCCGATGTGTTTGATGCACTAGTCAGCTTCGGTTATTCTGCGGCTGAAGCTAGGAAAGCCTTAACCAAAATTGATCCGGCAATAACGGATACCTCACAAAAGATAAAAGAAGCGTTAAAAATTTTAGGCAAGTAAAGTTTTGTCTTGCCGTTAAAATTTTTAGGTGGTAAAATGTTTTTATAATATGATGACCATCCTAAAAAAAATTATTCCGTCACCGCTGATAAAAATTTATCATTATTGGTTAGCACTTATTGCTAACTTTTTTTATCGTAGTCCGTCTGATAAGTTGATTGTTATTGGCGTAACCGGAACTTCGGGCAAATCCACTGTGGCCTATCTAATCAGTAAAATTTTAGAAAACGCCGGCTACCGCGTTGGTTGCGCTTCTACGATTCAATTTAAAATTGATAAAAAAGAATGGATTAATAAAACTAAAATGACCATGATTGGTCGGTTTGCGCTACAAAGTTTAATTAAACAAATGGTTAAAGCTAATTGTCAGTATGCGGTGATTGAAACAACTTCACAGGGCATTGAACAGTTCCGCCACCTTGGTATTAATTATGATATTGTGGTGTTTACTAATTTATATCCTGAGCATATTGAGGCTCACGGCAATTTTGAAAATTATAAAAATGCCAAATTAAAGCTGTTCAAAAAGTTAAAAACGGAAACCCCGAAATTGATTGCTAATCAAAAAGTTAAAAAGACGATTATTGCTAACCTTGATGATGAACACAGCACGGATTTTATCGATCAATGGGCTGAAGAAAAATTCGTTTTTACACTATCTTCAGAAAAATCGAGTTCCGAAGCGAGGGTAATTCGGGCTGATGATCCACAGGCTACCGGTCAAGGCGTTGGGTTTAAAATTAACGGCCATCCGTTTGGTGTAAAACTTTTTGGTCGACACAATATTTACAATTTGTTGGCGGCGATTACCGTTGGCTTAACCCAAGGAATTAGTCTAGAAAGCATGGCGCGAAATTTGGCGGCAATTTCTGGCATACCCGGACGAGTGGAATTTATTGATGAAGGTCAACCCTTTAAAGTAATTGTTGATTACGCCTTTGAGCCACAAGCCGTCACTGCACTGTATGAGATTGTTAAAATGATTGAACATCACCGAGTGATTCACGTTTTAGGATCGGCTGGTGGCGGCCGCGATAAATCACGCCGGCCGAAGCTTGGTAATCTTGCCGGGGTTAATGCCGATGTGGTTATTATTACTAACGAAGACCCGTATGACGAAAACCCTCAGGATATTATTGATCAGGTTGCCGTAGGTGCTTTAGAAGCCGGCAAAAAACTTGATAAAAATTTGTTTAAAATCTTAGACCGCCGTGAAGCAATTAAAAAAGCCCTTAAGGTTGCTAAGGCAGACGATCTTGTTTTGATCACCGGTAAGGGTAGTGAGCAGGCGATTGTCGTTGAACATAATAAAAAAATTGCCTGGGATGATCGCAAAGTCGTCCGGGAACAGCTGTCGGCGCTTAAACCTAAGGCTCGCTAGTATGGACTACTGGTCACGAATATTTATTTCTATTATTTTGGGAGTTGCCGCTGGTATTAGTATCGGACACTTCTTTGGCGACACGGTTTTTTGGGTATTTATCGCAGTGGCAGTTTCATTGGCCACTGAGACTAGTCTACGAACCATAAAAAACGTTAAAGGGCCGATTAATCCAGTTTTAGAAAAAACATCAAGAGGCCAATTATCGGGCCAAAATATTGAGTTGCCAAAAGCGAAGAAACCAAAGTTTTGATAAGTTGTGGATAAGTTTATTATTTTTGGTTAAAAATTCTCTTAATTTAGCTAAATTTTAACCCAGTCTTGACAATTTCCAAAAAAGATTTGACAAAGATGCAAAATCTTGATAAGATTTCAGAGTTATTTTGTTTTTTGGTCCTAAGTCCAAAATACCCCGCTATTGCGAACCAACGTAACATTTTTTAAGCAAAAATCGTAGTGGGATTCTTTTTTTCTCAAAATTAAAACAAATAAAATAAATCTCGCATCCCAAAAATTAGGGTTGGGAGGCATTTTTGTTGTCTTTTCCGGTACTATTACTTAGCTTATTTATCTATTATATAAAACTATCTAATAATCTATGGCGATAAAGACTTCACCTCGCAAAACATTTTCGATGATCAAGGAAGCGGTACCGATGCCCGACTTGATCGAAGTCCAGAAGGATTCCTATAAGTGGTTTTTGGAACACGGACTTCAGGAATTGTTTGAAGAAATTTCTCCGATCCGAGATTTCATTGGTCGGGATTTTGAATTATCAATCGGTAAATACTATTTAGACGATCCTAAATTTGATGAAGTCACTAGTAAAGCCAAGAATTTGAGTTATGAAGCGCCTCTGCGCGTCATGGCTAAGCTTTCAAACAATAAAGCTGATAAAGTAATTGAACAAGAAGTATACCTCGGGGACTTTCCACTCATGACAGACCGAGGCACTTTTATTATTAATGGTATTGAGCGGGCAGTCGTGTCCCAGTTGATCAGATCGGCTGGTATTTTTTTCACTTCAGAATTTTTTGGTGAACGACGTTACTATGGCGCCAAAATTATTCCTAACCGCGGTTCGTGGTTGGAGTTTGAAACGGATATCAATAATGTTATTTGGGTTAAAATCGACCGCAAGAGAAAAATTTCTGTTACAGCACTGCTTCGAGCTTTCGGCCATCCGACCGATGAAGAAATTCTGGAAATTTTTAAAGATGTTGATACTCATCCGGAAGTTTCCTACATTCAAAACAGTTTAGCCAAAGACCCTTCAAGCAATGAAAGCGAAGGGTTGCTTGAGGTTTATAAAAGAATACGGCCCGGCGACCTGGCAACAACCGATAACGCGAAGTCTTTGATCTATGCGATGTTCTTCAACTTTGACCGCTATGACTTTGGCAAAGTTGGACGGTATAAAATTAATCAGCGTTTCAATCAGAATTTAGCTATCACTAAAGAAAACAGAGTTTTGCGTGTTGAAGATATCATTCAGGTTGTTAAAGAAATTATTAAATTAAATATTTCTCAAAAAGAGGCTGATGACATTGACCACTTGGGCAACCGACGCGTTCGAGCTATTGGTGAATTGGTACAGAATAAATTCCGAGTCGGTTTGGCCCGAATGGAGCGCATTGCCAAAGACCGCATGAGCACGCTGGACATTTCGGAAATTACCCCAAACCGTTTGATTAATGCGCGGCCAGTGATTGGCTCAGTGAAAGAATTTTTCATGTCATCCCAGTTGTCCCAGTTCATGGATCAAACTAACCCGTTGGCGGAACTTGAACACAAACGACGTTTGTCAGCTATGGGTCCGGGCGGATTGTCACGAGAACGAGCTGGTTTTGATGTTCGCGACGTACATCCGACTCACTACGGTCGAATTTGTCCGATTGCAACTCCAGAAGGACCAAACATCGGTTTGGTTGGACACTTGGCAACCTACGCCAAAGTCAACGAATACGGTTTTATTGAAACGCCATTCCGTCGCGTTAAGCATGATGTTGAAAATAAAGCTGCAGAAACTGAAGGTGAGATTAGTCGTGTAGACTTGGTTGACCCTTCTTCAAAACAAGTGATTGTTAAAGCTGGTGAAACCATTAGTGCCAAGCAGGCTAAAGATTTAGAAAAAATTTCGGCTTTAGCGACGATCCCGGTTAAATCCCGAGTGACTAAGGAAGTTAAATATTTGACTGCTTTTCAAAGTGAGAACGCCATTACCACGGCGGCAACTACTCCGATTGATGAAAACGGATACTTTTTGCGCGAACGAGCCGAGGTGCGAAAATATGGCGAACCGGAAATTGAACACGTTGATAATGTTGATTATATGGACGTCGCACCAAACCAGATTGTTAGCGTGGCGACATCATTAATTCCTTTCTTGGAACATGACGACGCGGTCAGGGCGTTGATGGGCTCAAACATGCAGCGCCAGGCAGTACCTTGCATTAAGCCTGATGCGCCGATTATCGGAACGGGGCTTGAAGCTAAAGCCGGCGAAGATTCAGGACATGTGGTACTGGCTCAGGCCGACGGTAAGATTAAAGAAGTTCAGGCAAACAAAGTTGTGATTGCCTATGACAACGGCAAAGAAAAAGAATATCGTTTGAATAAATTTGTCCGATCAAACGCGTCAACTTGTATTGATCAGCGACCAACGGTTGAAAAAGACCAGATCGTTAAGAAGGGTGATGTTTTAGTTGATGGTCCGGCGACTGACAAAGGAGAGTTGGCACTGGGGCAAAATATTTTATGTGCGTTCATGGCCTGGGAAGGCTATAACTATGAAGACGCGATTGTTATTTCGGAACGGCTAGTTCAGCAGGATCGCTATACTTCAATTTACATTGAAGACTTTCAGGTGGAAGTTCGTGACACCAAGCTTGGACCGGAAGTGGTTACGGCCGACATCCCAAATATCGGGGAAGAAAAATTAAAAGATTTAGACGCTGAGGGCGTGGTTCGGATTGGTGCTTCTGTTTCTTCGGGCGATATCTTGGTTGGTAAGATTACTCCAAAAGGTGAAACAGAATTATCCGCTGAGGAAAAATTGTTGCGGGCGATTTTCGGTGAAAAGGCCCGTGATGTTCGCGACTCTTCCTTGTATCTTGAACATGGTGAAAAAGGAAAAGTCGTTGATGTTAAAGTTTTCTCGCGTGAGAATGGCGATAAACTTTCTTCGGGTGTGATTAAGATGTATCAAGTCTCAATTGCTAACTTACGAAAAATTCAGGTCGGCGACAAAATGGCCGGTCGTCACGGTAACAAGGGTGTGGTCTCAATCGTATTGCCGGTTGAAGACATGCCGTTTTTGGAAGACGGTACACCGGTTGATATTGTGTTAAGTCCCTTGGGAGTTGTTTCTCGTATGAACCTAGGACAAATTTTGGAAACTCATTTGGGCTTAGCCGCCAAAAAACTTGGTTATAAGGTTAAAACCCCGGTTCTTAATGGTGTTAGCGAGGAACAGATTTCAGCTGAATTAGTGAAGGCCGGGTATGCTCCAGATGGTAAGATGACTGTTTACGATGGCCGCACTGGCGACAAATTTGAAGAGCGCGTGACTGTTGGACAAATTTACATGTTAAAACTCAACCACATGGTTGAAGACAAAATTCACCAGCGCAGTATTGGTCCATACTCATTGATTACACAGCAGCCGTTGGGCGGTAAGGCGCAGTTTGGCGGACAGCGATTTGGTGAAATGGAAGTCTGGGCTTTGGAAGCATATGGCGCCGCCCACACTTTGCAAGAGATTTTGACGATTAAATCCGATGACGTTGCCGGCCGATCAAAAGCATACGAATCAATTATCAAAGGTGAACCAATTAAACGGTTGAATATTCCTGAATCGTTTAATGTGCTGTTGCGAGAATTAAATGGTTTAGGATTAAATATTGAACTAGTCAGCACCCCGGGGAACAAACACCGTCGGGTGGTGATTGATGATGACCCCGAACCGGTTCAAGCCGACGAGGAACCAAAGGCCGAAGCTAAGGAAAAGAAAGCTAAAGTCAAAAGTTAATTTCCAAATTTATGCAAGAAGAAAAAAAAGTCATTGATTTCGACGCCTTGAAACTGAGCCTGGCCTCTCCGGCCCAAATTCAGGAGTGGTCTCATGGTGAAGTCACAAAACCGGAAACGATTAACTACCGAACTCAAAAACCAGAAAAAGACGGATTGTTCTGTGAAAGAATTTTTGGTCCGTCAAAAGACTGGGAATGTTATTGTGGTAAGTACAAAAAAATCCGGTACAAGGGCATCGTTTGTGATAAGTGTGGCGTTGAAGTAACCCGATCAGTTGTCCGCCGTGAACGGATGGGACACATTAACTTGGCGGCCCCAACTTCTCACATTTGGTTTTTGCGCGGCGTGCCGTCAAAGATTGGCTTGATGCTTGATCTTTCCCCTCAGGCTTTGGAAAAAGTAATCTATTTTGCCGATTTCATTATTACCGATGTTGATGAAGATTTGAAGAAGGAAACACTGGAACAAATTCGCCAGGAGTTTAAGGCAAAAAAGAAAAAGATTGAAACGGATTTCGCCCGGCAGCTTAATGTGGTTAAGAGCAAAGCTGGTGAAGAAAAGAAAGCGAGTGAAGATGCTAGTCCGGCGATTGATAAAGAATTACATATCATCGAAAAGACTAAACAGGAAAAAATCAAAGAATTAGAAAACATCATGAAAGTCGCTGAGCAAGAGCTCAAGGACTTGAAGCCGATGAAAATTATTTCTGAGCATGTGTATCAGGATTTGTCTTTGAAATACGGCCATATTTTTGAAGCTAATATCGGGGCCGAAGCAATTCGATATTTGTTGGAAAAAATTGATCTGGAAAAGTTAATTCATGAGCTGGAACAGGAGTTAAAAGCTGCTGAGCAATCGCAAGGAGAAGAAAAAATTTCTAAACGCTTACGATTGGTTACCAATTTCCATAAGAATAATTTGCGTCCGGAATGGATGATTATGACCACGGTGCCGGTTATTCCTCCAGATTTACGGCCGATGGTGCCGCTGGACGGTGGTCGGTTTGCCACTTCTGACTTGAACGATTTGTACCGTCGGATTATCAACCGAAATAATCGTTTGAAGCAACTTAAGGAGTTGAACGCTCCGGAAGTCATTGCACGAAACGAAAAGCGTATGT
Encoded proteins:
- a CDS encoding DNA-directed RNA polymerase subunit beta, giving the protein MPDLIEVQKDSYKWFLEHGLQELFEEISPIRDFIGRDFELSIGKYYLDDPKFDEVTSKAKNLSYEAPLRVMAKLSNNKADKVIEQEVYLGDFPLMTDRGTFIINGIERAVVSQLIRSAGIFFTSEFFGERRYYGAKIIPNRGSWLEFETDINNVIWVKIDRKRKISVTALLRAFGHPTDEEILEIFKDVDTHPEVSYIQNSLAKDPSSNESEGLLEVYKRIRPGDLATTDNAKSLIYAMFFNFDRYDFGKVGRYKINQRFNQNLAITKENRVLRVEDIIQVVKEIIKLNISQKEADDIDHLGNRRVRAIGELVQNKFRVGLARMERIAKDRMSTLDISEITPNRLINARPVIGSVKEFFMSSQLSQFMDQTNPLAELEHKRRLSAMGPGGLSRERAGFDVRDVHPTHYGRICPIATPEGPNIGLVGHLATYAKVNEYGFIETPFRRVKHDVENKAAETEGEISRVDLVDPSSKQVIVKAGETISAKQAKDLEKISALATIPVKSRVTKEVKYLTAFQSENAITTAATTPIDENGYFLRERAEVRKYGEPEIEHVDNVDYMDVAPNQIVSVATSLIPFLEHDDAVRALMGSNMQRQAVPCIKPDAPIIGTGLEAKAGEDSGHVVLAQADGKIKEVQANKVVIAYDNGKEKEYRLNKFVRSNASTCIDQRPTVEKDQIVKKGDVLVDGPATDKGELALGQNILCAFMAWEGYNYEDAIVISERLVQQDRYTSIYIEDFQVEVRDTKLGPEVVTADIPNIGEEKLKDLDAEGVVRIGASVSSGDILVGKITPKGETELSAEEKLLRAIFGEKARDVRDSSLYLEHGEKGKVVDVKVFSRENGDKLSSGVIKMYQVSIANLRKIQVGDKMAGRHGNKGVVSIVLPVEDMPFLEDGTPVDIVLSPLGVVSRMNLGQILETHLGLAAKKLGYKVKTPVLNGVSEEQISAELVKAGYAPDGKMTVYDGRTGDKFEERVTVGQIYMLKLNHMVEDKIHQRSIGPYSLITQQPLGGKAQFGGQRFGEMEVWALEAYGAAHTLQEILTIKSDDVAGRSKAYESIIKGEPIKRLNIPESFNVLLRELNGLGLNIELVSTPGNKHRRVVIDDDPEPVQADEEPKAEAKEKKAKVKS